CTCTGCCGACCGCGCCAGCCCATGCAGCTGCGCCGCCAGCGCTGGTGATGCAGGCGCAGGCCCTGGCCGGGCAATACCAGCAGGCCATCGCGGCGGTTCCCGTGGAGCAGGCGCCGGCTGCATTGTTGCCGGCACTGAACGAGCTGGACCGCAGCGCGCAGTCGATCCACACCGCCATCGTGCAGAGCCCGCGCTCTGCGTTTTTGTTGTCGCAGTTGCAGCGCACCTATGCGAAGCGCCTGCAATTGACCCGTCTCGCCGCACAGGGCGAGGCCTACGTCCCCAGCTGAGGAAGCCACCCATGCGCTACGCCACCTTATCCCTGTTGTTGTTGAGCGCCGTCTGCGCACTGCCCGCCGCGGCCCAGACTGCGGTGAAGCAGACCCATCCACTGGCGCGCGGTGGGCGCGTGGAGATTGAAAACATCGCCGGGCAGGTACGCGTGCGTGGCTGGGACCGCGACGAGGTGTCGTTGACCGGCACGCTTGGGCCGGGCCAGCGGCTGGATGTCAATGAAAGTGCCGACCGGCTGCAGTTCGAGGTGATCTATCCGCGCAGCAGCCGTAACGGCAACGGGGCGCAGCTCGAACTGCGGGTGCCGCGCGGCGCGGTGTTGCAGGCAGAGGTGGTCAGCGCCGGTCTGGATGTGGATCAGATCGATCTGGCGCGGCTGCAGCTCAAGTCGGTCAGCGGCGAGGTGGTGGCCGCCGGGCGCGCCAAGGAAGCGCGTCTGGAGTCGGTCAGCGGCGATGTGCGCAGCACCGTGGCCACCACGCGTTTGAACCTGAGCACTGTCAGCGGCGAGATCGCGGCGCCAAGCGGTGCCAGTGGCCAGGTGAGTGCCGAGTCGGTGTCCGGCGATATCAACCTCAGCACCGGGCAGGTGGCGCAGCTGCGTGCGCAGAGCGTATCTGGCACAACCGAGCTCAAGGTGGCAGGCCTGGCGCCGGGCGGCAGTATCGCGGCGGAAAGTGTGAGCGGAGAGATCGCGCTGGGCGTGCCGCGCACGGTATCGGCGGCGTTGAACATAGAGGTCTTCAGCGGCGACATCCGCGCGGTGGCCGGGCGGGTCGAGCGGCCGGAGTACGGCCCAGGCAAGAGCCTGAAAACGACACTGGGCGCGGGCAATGGCGACATCAAACTGGAGTCGCATTCCGGCTCGGTGCGGGTCGATTACGGCAACTGAGGTGTTGCAGATCCGCTGAGGGCAGCTGCCTGTGGCACCGGCAACCTCGCATGACAGTGCAGCACGACGTGCCGCCCCGCAGGGCAGCACGTCGGTCGAACTCAGGCGCTCTTGTCGCCGTCGTTACGGGCGGGGCCGAAGTTGGTGGTGAGCACTTCGATCCGGCCTCCGGTCTTTCGAAACGCGGCGATGTCGGCAGCGATACGCTCACGGCTGAGCGGCTGCGACTTACCTTCGCTGCGAGCGATGCTGGGCTGGGATTTCTGCTTGGTCGCGGGACGTGCCATGTGGCCTCCTGTAGCGGGGAAGTGCAAGGACACCGCGTGCGGCTAGGGTACGCGCGCGGAAGCGGTGTCGAAGAGTGCGATCACGTTCGGTGCGTGGTCACGGCGGCACGGCGGAGCGTGCCTTGCAGGCAAGACGGCGGGGCGTCCGGCAGCAACCGCGCAGTCTAGTCGGGGTGACGTAGAGTTTCGTTAAACGACCGCGGGCTGGGCTTCGCCGGCACCCGCGGTGGCCCAGG
The nucleotide sequence above comes from Xanthomonas campestris pv. campestris str. ATCC 33913. Encoded proteins:
- a CDS encoding DUF4097 family beta strand repeat-containing protein, translating into MRYATLSLLLLSAVCALPAAAQTAVKQTHPLARGGRVEIENIAGQVRVRGWDRDEVSLTGTLGPGQRLDVNESADRLQFEVIYPRSSRNGNGAQLELRVPRGAVLQAEVVSAGLDVDQIDLARLQLKSVSGEVVAAGRAKEARLESVSGDVRSTVATTRLNLSTVSGEIAAPSGASGQVSAESVSGDINLSTGQVAQLRAQSVSGTTELKVAGLAPGGSIAAESVSGEIALGVPRTVSAALNIEVFSGDIRAVAGRVERPEYGPGKSLKTTLGAGNGDIKLESHSGSVRVDYGN